One Prinia subflava isolate CZ2003 ecotype Zambia chromosome 9, Cam_Psub_1.2, whole genome shotgun sequence DNA segment encodes these proteins:
- the LOC134554990 gene encoding C-type lectin domain family 2 member D-like isoform X5, whose translation MSPEQGAVCSQQRDAGCELEESELCSHHGVVKELLHFQEGPAAGVPHLPGVQEATCHEQGDATCECTVSEAVENGLCTSDGSVRKPLGAQGTAATAPQLLVTPATPLLVLACPSGWVGYNGLCYYFSKDHSTWEQGQERCSELGASLAVVKDEDVGLLFRLRGNVDYWLGLRRRGQRLHWGDGSNFSSWVPVLGNSECVYLADNKFRCEDCSNERPYLCSKAQAPL comes from the exons ATGTCTCCGGAGCAAGGGGCTGTTTGTTCCCAGCAGAGAGATGCCGGctgtgagctggaggagagTGAATTGTGCTCCCATCATGGAGTTGTGAAGGAGCTCCTGCATTTCCAGGAGGGACCAGCAGCTGGGGTTCCACACTTGCCTGGGGTGCAAGAAGCCACTTGTCATGAGCAGGGGGATGCCACTTGTGAGTGTACAGTGAGTGAAGCTGTGGAGAATGGATTGTGCACCAGTGATGGGAGTGTGAGGAAGCCCCTGGgtgctcagggcacagcagcaacTG ccccacagcttcTAGTCACACCTGCGACTCCGCTCTTGGTTCTGGCCTGTCCCTCTGGCTGGGTTGGCTACAATGGGCTCTGCTACTACTTCTCCAAGGATCACAGCACCTGGGAGCAGGGTCAGGAACGGTGCTCCGAGCTCGGGGCCTCCCTGGCCGTTGTGAAGGATGAGGACGtg ggtttgctctTCCGCCTCCGCGGGAACGTCGATTACTGGCTCGGGCTGCGCAGACGGGGCCAGCGCCTGCACTGGGGGGACGGCAGcaacttcagctcctg GGTTCCTGTCCTTGGCAATTCCGAGTGTGTGTACCTGGCTGACAATAAATTCCGGTGTGAGGACTGCTCCAATGAGCGTCCGTATCTGTGCAGCAAGGCCCAAGCTCCCCTGTGA
- the LOC134554990 gene encoding early activation antigen CD69-like isoform X4 — MSPEQGAVCSQQRDAGCELEESELCSHHGVVKELLHFQEGPAAGVPHLPGVQEATCHEQGDATCKRFRCRAVPVLVLVVLVLLVLALAVALAVQSAPQLLVTPATPLLVLACPSGWVGYNGLCYYFSKDHSTWEQGQERCSELGASLAVVKDEDVGLLFRLRGNVDYWLGLRRRGQRLHWGDGSNFSSWVPVLGNSECVYLADNKFRCEDCSNERPYLCSKAQAPL, encoded by the exons ATGTCTCCGGAGCAAGGGGCTGTTTGTTCCCAGCAGAGAGATGCCGGctgtgagctggaggagagTGAATTGTGCTCCCATCATGGAGTTGTGAAGGAGCTCCTGCATTTCCAGGAGGGACCAGCAGCTGGGGTTCCACACTTGCCTGGGGTGCAAGAAGCCACTTGTCATGAGCAGGGGGATGCCACTT gcaaGCGGTTCAggtgccgtgccgtgcccgtGTTGGTGCTGGTTGTGCTCGTGTTGCTGGTGCTGGCTTTGGCGGtggccttggctgtgcagtcag ccccacagcttcTAGTCACACCTGCGACTCCGCTCTTGGTTCTGGCCTGTCCCTCTGGCTGGGTTGGCTACAATGGGCTCTGCTACTACTTCTCCAAGGATCACAGCACCTGGGAGCAGGGTCAGGAACGGTGCTCCGAGCTCGGGGCCTCCCTGGCCGTTGTGAAGGATGAGGACGtg ggtttgctctTCCGCCTCCGCGGGAACGTCGATTACTGGCTCGGGCTGCGCAGACGGGGCCAGCGCCTGCACTGGGGGGACGGCAGcaacttcagctcctg GGTTCCTGTCCTTGGCAATTCCGAGTGTGTGTACCTGGCTGACAATAAATTCCGGTGTGAGGACTGCTCCAATGAGCGTCCGTATCTGTGCAGCAAGGCCCAAGCTCCCCTGTGA
- the LOC134554990 gene encoding early activation antigen CD69-like isoform X1, whose amino-acid sequence MSPEQGAVCSQQRDAGCELEESELCSHHGVVKELLHFQEGPAAGVPHLPGVQEATCHEQGDATCECTVSEAVENGLCTSDGSVRKPLGAQGTAATGNAHRRILRRFLGKRFRCRAVPVLVLVVLVLLVLALAVALAVQSAPQLLVTPATPLLVLACPSGWVGYNGLCYYFSKDHSTWEQGQERCSELGASLAVVKDEDVGLLFRLRGNVDYWLGLRRRGQRLHWGDGSNFSSWVPVLGNSECVYLADNKFRCEDCSNERPYLCSKAQAPL is encoded by the exons ATGTCTCCGGAGCAAGGGGCTGTTTGTTCCCAGCAGAGAGATGCCGGctgtgagctggaggagagTGAATTGTGCTCCCATCATGGAGTTGTGAAGGAGCTCCTGCATTTCCAGGAGGGACCAGCAGCTGGGGTTCCACACTTGCCTGGGGTGCAAGAAGCCACTTGTCATGAGCAGGGGGATGCCACTTGTGAGTGTACAGTGAGTGAAGCTGTGGAGAATGGATTGTGCACCAGTGATGGGAGTGTGAGGAAGCCCCTGGgtgctcagggcacagcagcaacTGGTAATGCACACAGAAGGATCCTCAGAAGATTTCTGG gcaaGCGGTTCAggtgccgtgccgtgcccgtGTTGGTGCTGGTTGTGCTCGTGTTGCTGGTGCTGGCTTTGGCGGtggccttggctgtgcagtcag ccccacagcttcTAGTCACACCTGCGACTCCGCTCTTGGTTCTGGCCTGTCCCTCTGGCTGGGTTGGCTACAATGGGCTCTGCTACTACTTCTCCAAGGATCACAGCACCTGGGAGCAGGGTCAGGAACGGTGCTCCGAGCTCGGGGCCTCCCTGGCCGTTGTGAAGGATGAGGACGtg ggtttgctctTCCGCCTCCGCGGGAACGTCGATTACTGGCTCGGGCTGCGCAGACGGGGCCAGCGCCTGCACTGGGGGGACGGCAGcaacttcagctcctg GGTTCCTGTCCTTGGCAATTCCGAGTGTGTGTACCTGGCTGACAATAAATTCCGGTGTGAGGACTGCTCCAATGAGCGTCCGTATCTGTGCAGCAAGGCCCAAGCTCCCCTGTGA
- the LOC134554990 gene encoding asialoglycoprotein receptor 2-like isoform X3 — MSPEQGAVCSQQRDAGCELEESELCSHHGVVKELLHFQEGPAAGVPHLPGVQEATCHEQGDATCECTVSEAVENGLCTSDGSVRKPLGAQGTAATGNAHRRILRRFLAPQLLVTPATPLLVLACPSGWVGYNGLCYYFSKDHSTWEQGQERCSELGASLAVVKDEDVGLLFRLRGNVDYWLGLRRRGQRLHWGDGSNFSSWVPVLGNSECVYLADNKFRCEDCSNERPYLCSKAQAPL; from the exons ATGTCTCCGGAGCAAGGGGCTGTTTGTTCCCAGCAGAGAGATGCCGGctgtgagctggaggagagTGAATTGTGCTCCCATCATGGAGTTGTGAAGGAGCTCCTGCATTTCCAGGAGGGACCAGCAGCTGGGGTTCCACACTTGCCTGGGGTGCAAGAAGCCACTTGTCATGAGCAGGGGGATGCCACTTGTGAGTGTACAGTGAGTGAAGCTGTGGAGAATGGATTGTGCACCAGTGATGGGAGTGTGAGGAAGCCCCTGGgtgctcagggcacagcagcaacTGGTAATGCACACAGAAGGATCCTCAGAAGATTTCTGG ccccacagcttcTAGTCACACCTGCGACTCCGCTCTTGGTTCTGGCCTGTCCCTCTGGCTGGGTTGGCTACAATGGGCTCTGCTACTACTTCTCCAAGGATCACAGCACCTGGGAGCAGGGTCAGGAACGGTGCTCCGAGCTCGGGGCCTCCCTGGCCGTTGTGAAGGATGAGGACGtg ggtttgctctTCCGCCTCCGCGGGAACGTCGATTACTGGCTCGGGCTGCGCAGACGGGGCCAGCGCCTGCACTGGGGGGACGGCAGcaacttcagctcctg GGTTCCTGTCCTTGGCAATTCCGAGTGTGTGTACCTGGCTGACAATAAATTCCGGTGTGAGGACTGCTCCAATGAGCGTCCGTATCTGTGCAGCAAGGCCCAAGCTCCCCTGTGA
- the LOC134554990 gene encoding early activation antigen CD69-like isoform X2, producing MSPEQGAVCSQQRDAGCELEESELCSHHGVVKELLHFQEGPAAGVPHLPGVQEATCHEQGDATCECTVSEAVENGLCTSDGSVRKPLGAQGTAATGKRFRCRAVPVLVLVVLVLLVLALAVALAVQSAPQLLVTPATPLLVLACPSGWVGYNGLCYYFSKDHSTWEQGQERCSELGASLAVVKDEDVGLLFRLRGNVDYWLGLRRRGQRLHWGDGSNFSSWVPVLGNSECVYLADNKFRCEDCSNERPYLCSKAQAPL from the exons ATGTCTCCGGAGCAAGGGGCTGTTTGTTCCCAGCAGAGAGATGCCGGctgtgagctggaggagagTGAATTGTGCTCCCATCATGGAGTTGTGAAGGAGCTCCTGCATTTCCAGGAGGGACCAGCAGCTGGGGTTCCACACTTGCCTGGGGTGCAAGAAGCCACTTGTCATGAGCAGGGGGATGCCACTTGTGAGTGTACAGTGAGTGAAGCTGTGGAGAATGGATTGTGCACCAGTGATGGGAGTGTGAGGAAGCCCCTGGgtgctcagggcacagcagcaacTG gcaaGCGGTTCAggtgccgtgccgtgcccgtGTTGGTGCTGGTTGTGCTCGTGTTGCTGGTGCTGGCTTTGGCGGtggccttggctgtgcagtcag ccccacagcttcTAGTCACACCTGCGACTCCGCTCTTGGTTCTGGCCTGTCCCTCTGGCTGGGTTGGCTACAATGGGCTCTGCTACTACTTCTCCAAGGATCACAGCACCTGGGAGCAGGGTCAGGAACGGTGCTCCGAGCTCGGGGCCTCCCTGGCCGTTGTGAAGGATGAGGACGtg ggtttgctctTCCGCCTCCGCGGGAACGTCGATTACTGGCTCGGGCTGCGCAGACGGGGCCAGCGCCTGCACTGGGGGGACGGCAGcaacttcagctcctg GGTTCCTGTCCTTGGCAATTCCGAGTGTGTGTACCTGGCTGACAATAAATTCCGGTGTGAGGACTGCTCCAATGAGCGTCCGTATCTGTGCAGCAAGGCCCAAGCTCCCCTGTGA